In the genome of Luteitalea pratensis, the window ACCCACGTGTACGGCTCGCGCCCTTTGTCGTCGACCCGCTCCATCAGGACCGTGCGATCGACGGGGTTGTGGCGCTTGTGGACGTACGTCTCGTCCCACGTGGTGAAGGGCGCAAGTCCACGCATGATCGGATGGTCCGGAGTGACGATCTCGGCACTGAAGTCGCCGGTGCCGTGCGTGCTGAACTCTCCACCGACCAGCGGAATGTAACGCGCGGCTTCCGTGAACATCGCCGATGCGCAGTGCAGCGCGATCAGGCCCTTGCCGCCCTCGACAAACGACACCAGCGCCTGCTCCTGCGCCTCGGTGAGCGTCTTGTGGTTGGCGTAGATCATCAGTGCGTCGTAGTGCGCCAGCACCTCCGGCCGCAGCGCTTCTTCAGGCGTCGCGACGTGCGTCAGCTGGATGCCCTTGCGCGCGAGCGGCGCCGCCAGAATCGGCATGAGCGCCATCGACGGGTGGTGCGGGCTGGTGTGGCCCAGGAACAACACGCGGAGCGCCCGGCCTTCGGCATTCGGCCGTCGGCCTTCGGGCTGTGTCGCGCCTTTGGCGGGTCCGGGTGCTCCCTGCATTGCTGAATGCCGGAATGCCGAATGTCGGAAGCCGCTGACCTCAGCCGACCAGAAGCCGACTGATGCGAGCAGGGCGAGCGCCGCCACCGCGAGTGTCAGGGGGGAGCGAGATGGTTGTCGATGCATGCCAGTCCTTCGTCGATCCCCGGCGTCAACGTCGCGCACGGGCGGTCTTCCTCGTTGTCTTGCGTGTGGAGCGCGCCTTGCCGGGCAGCGTCAGCGTGCGGAACCGCCGCGCCTGTTCCTCGATGCCGACCTCGGTGGCGAAGCGTTCGATGCTCGACGCGCCGAAGAAGCCGTCGACGCCGGTGGTGTGTGCGAGCACGTAGGCCACGTCCTCGGGCTCCGCGATCGGCCCGCCGTGACAGATGACGAAGACGTCCTTGCGCACCGCCCGGGCGGCATCGTGCATCGCTTGCACGCGCGCCGCCGACTCGTCGAGCGTCAACGCCGTCTTCGCTCCGATCGAGCCCTTTGTCGTCAGCCCAAGATGTGCCACCAGGACGTCGGCGCCGGCCCGCGCCATCTCGCGGGCGCTGTCGGCGTCGAACACGTACGGGCACGTCAGCAGGTCCAGCTTGTGAGCCTCGCGGATCATGTCGACCTCGAGGCCGTAGCCCATACCGGTCTCCTCGAGGTTCTGCCGCAACACGCCGTCGATCAGGCCGACGGTGGGGAAGTTCTGGACACC includes:
- a CDS encoding phosphoenolpyruvate hydrolase family protein, whose translation is MPFLGRKTMLGRLRRRVAARQPIVGAGAGTGISAKFAERGGVDLIIIYNSGRFRMAGRGSLAGLMPYGDANAIVTDMAREVLPVVQDVAVLAGVCGTDPFRIMPVFLRELKAMGFDGVQNFPTVGLIDGVLRQNLEETGMGYGLEVDMIREAHKLDLLTCPYVFDADSAREMARAGADVLVAHLGLTTKGSIGAKTALTLDESAARVQAMHDAARAVRKDVFVICHGGPIAEPEDVAYVLAHTTGVDGFFGASSIERFATEVGIEEQARRFRTLTLPGKARSTRKTTRKTARARR